One region of Termitidicoccus mucosus genomic DNA includes:
- a CDS encoding pectate lyase family protein — MKLRTALLTLIVLPIIAHAAPEAAQAVPPPPALPAFPGAEGAGATTPGGRGGRVLYVTNLDDSGPGSLRAACEAEGPRIVLFQVAGIISLKSAIIIKNPFLTLAGQTAPGDGVCLRGAPLMTATHDVVVRHLRSRLGDDTGRTEDALDVHHGSRDVIFDHCSASWSVDESFSLSGDNSNITLQYCIIGGALRASIHAKGAHGFGSLSRANGPVSLHHNLYIHNDGRNPRLGTNYSKPPYPVFDFRNNIIYNPGRIASGNTQGLFLRFNYINNLIIPGADTRAATPLHIASDAGSPSEIYLYIEGNIFEGHDDQTADNRLFIDRRVFDGKTRVRVVDHPYELPPVATHPAADLPGVVLPTIGASLPVRDSIDARYINDVVTRGGKIIDSQTELGGWPKLKSGPVATDTDGDGMPDEWETRHGLDPRNPADGAQDADGDGYTNVEEYLNNTNPREHIDYTKAENNVDTTFGKPKA, encoded by the coding sequence ATGAAACTCCGCACTGCCCTCCTCACGCTGATCGTTTTGCCGATCATCGCCCACGCGGCCCCCGAAGCCGCGCAAGCCGTCCCGCCTCCCCCTGCATTGCCCGCCTTTCCCGGCGCCGAAGGCGCGGGTGCAACCACCCCGGGCGGACGCGGCGGACGTGTCCTCTACGTCACCAACCTCGACGATTCCGGCCCCGGCAGCCTGCGCGCCGCCTGTGAGGCGGAAGGGCCGCGCATCGTGCTTTTCCAAGTCGCCGGCATCATTTCGCTCAAGAGCGCCATCATCATCAAAAACCCATTCCTCACGCTCGCCGGCCAGACCGCCCCCGGCGATGGCGTCTGCCTGCGCGGCGCACCCCTCATGACCGCCACGCACGACGTCGTCGTGCGCCACCTTCGCAGCCGGCTCGGCGACGACACGGGACGCACCGAGGACGCGCTCGATGTCCATCACGGCTCGCGCGACGTCATCTTCGACCATTGCAGCGCCAGTTGGTCGGTCGATGAGTCCTTTTCCCTCTCCGGCGACAACTCCAACATCACCCTGCAATACTGCATCATCGGCGGCGCGCTCCGCGCCAGCATCCACGCCAAGGGCGCGCACGGCTTCGGCTCGCTCTCCCGCGCCAACGGCCCCGTCTCGCTTCATCACAACCTCTATATCCACAACGACGGGCGCAATCCCCGCCTCGGCACCAACTACAGCAAGCCGCCCTATCCCGTCTTCGATTTCAGGAACAATATAATATACAACCCCGGGCGCATCGCCTCCGGCAACACGCAGGGGCTGTTCCTCCGCTTCAATTATATAAACAACCTCATCATCCCCGGCGCCGACACCCGCGCGGCGACGCCCCTGCACATCGCGTCCGACGCCGGCTCCCCATCCGAGATCTATCTGTATATCGAGGGAAACATCTTCGAGGGCCACGATGACCAGACCGCCGACAACCGCCTTTTCATCGACCGCCGCGTGTTTGACGGCAAGACCCGGGTGCGCGTGGTCGACCATCCTTACGAGCTGCCGCCGGTCGCCACCCATCCCGCCGCCGACCTGCCTGGCGTTGTGCTGCCGACCATCGGCGCGTCACTGCCCGTCCGCGACTCCATCGACGCCCGCTATATCAACGATGTCGTCACCCGCGGCGGCAAGATCATCGACTCCCAAACCGAGCTCGGCGGCTGGCCCAAACTCAAAAGCGGCCCTGTCGCGACAGACACGGACGGCGACGGCATGCCCGATGAATGGGAAACACGCCACGGCCTCGATCCGCGTAATCCCGCCGACGGCGCGCAGGATGCCGACGGCGACGGCTATACCAACGTGGAGGAGTATTTAAACAATACCAACCCGCGCGAGCATATCGATTATACAAAAGCGGAAAACAACGTGGACACCACCTTCGGAAAACCGAAGGCATGA
- a CDS encoding metallophosphoesterase family protein has translation MRIAVISDTHNHFPSGLPALVAGADEIWHLGDVCDPAVLVEFEQLGPPLRVVLGNNDSHPWPLVLRLEIHGVRCHLQHIPPARAPRDCDLVIHGHTHVPRDETIGGVRWLNPGCISYPRGRGLSFAWLAIGAGRSIHWQTMPL, from the coding sequence ATGCGCATCGCCGTCATCTCCGACACGCATAATCATTTCCCGTCCGGCCTGCCCGCCCTCGTCGCCGGCGCGGACGAGATCTGGCACCTCGGCGATGTTTGCGATCCCGCCGTGCTGGTTGAATTCGAGCAGCTCGGCCCGCCCCTGCGCGTCGTGCTGGGCAACAACGACAGTCATCCCTGGCCGCTCGTTCTGCGCCTCGAAATTCATGGCGTGCGCTGCCATCTCCAGCACATCCCGCCCGCCCGCGCTCCGCGCGACTGCGACCTGGTCATCCATGGCCACACCCACGTCCCACGCGACGAAACCATTGGAGGCGTTCGCTGGCTCAACCCCGGCTGCATTTCCTATCCGCGCGGCCGGGGCCTCAGCTTCGCCTGGCTCGCCATCGGCGCCGGCCGCTCCATCCACTGGCAAACCATGCCCCTCTGA